A region of uncultured Draconibacterium sp. DNA encodes the following proteins:
- a CDS encoding helix-turn-helix transcriptional regulator translates to MRPKKNIIFPKHLQIMERLGENIKLARKRRKLTTVQVAERADIDRTTLYQIEKGNPKVSMGAYFNVLRVFGLQDDFLKLAADDTLGRKLQDLDLL, encoded by the coding sequence ATGAGGCCAAAGAAAAATATTATCTTTCCAAAACACCTGCAGATAATGGAACGTCTGGGCGAAAATATAAAGCTGGCTCGTAAAAGAAGAAAGCTGACAACGGTTCAGGTAGCAGAGCGTGCAGATATTGACCGAACAACCCTTTACCAGATAGAAAAAGGGAATCCGAAAGTATCGATGGGTGCTTATTTTAATGTGCTAAGAGTTTTCGGTTTGCAGGACGATTTTCTGAAACTGGCTGCCGACGATACTTTGGGGAGAAAATTACAGGATTTGGATTTATTGTAA
- a CDS encoding ATPase — protein sequence MESKRNPQGASTSTTTKIIRNPYKEIAQFKNGMFRFNFTESRNWLEDQGKQIFGLHFYIDPLDHPLIHDLLIYAIGDKETARIRNVDLNKGILLTGPVGCGKTSIMMLIRYFFPPDKKYRIKSTRKISFEFESDGFKVIKRYAPESEMKNTKLRSPNYCFDDLGIEQVQKHFGNECDVMGEILLSRYDLFISEKVMTHITTNLSASEIEQRYGNRVRSRMRAMFNLMAFSKSSEDKRI from the coding sequence ATGGAAAGCAAAAGAAATCCACAGGGCGCTTCCACATCAACAACGACAAAGATTATTCGGAACCCTTATAAAGAAATTGCTCAGTTTAAAAATGGAATGTTCCGTTTTAATTTTACCGAAAGCAGAAACTGGCTGGAAGACCAGGGGAAACAAATTTTTGGTTTGCACTTTTATATCGATCCGCTTGATCATCCATTGATTCATGATCTCCTGATTTATGCCATTGGAGACAAGGAAACGGCTCGAATACGAAACGTGGATCTGAATAAAGGGATTCTGCTCACCGGACCGGTTGGATGCGGTAAAACATCGATTATGATGCTCATTCGTTATTTCTTTCCTCCCGATAAAAAGTATCGGATAAAATCCACGCGTAAAATTAGTTTTGAATTTGAGAGTGACGGTTTTAAAGTGATAAAACGTTATGCCCCTGAATCCGAAATGAAAAATACAAAATTACGCTCACCCAATTATTGTTTTGATGACCTTGGAATTGAACAGGTACAAAAACACTTTGGGAATGAGTGTGATGTGATGGGTGAGATTCTTCTCAGCCGGTATGATTTGTTTATCTCGGAAAAAGTGATGACACATATTACTACCAATCTGTCTGCATCCGAAATTGAGCAGCGTTATGGTAATCGTGTTCGTAGCCGAATGCGAGCCATGTTTAATCTGATGGCCTTTAGCAAGAGTAGCGAGGATAAGAGAATTTGA
- a CDS encoding helix-turn-helix domain-containing protein, with amino-acid sequence MPTEIVTTDDLREFKLDLIKEIKQLFAAHHGQPTKKWLKSYEVRKLLGISPGTLQNLRVNGTLPFTKIGGVIFYDSEEIQKMMMENRVQNRFEFGRRK; translated from the coding sequence ATGCCAACAGAAATTGTAACCACCGACGATCTTCGGGAATTCAAACTCGATCTGATCAAAGAAATCAAACAGCTCTTCGCGGCCCATCACGGGCAACCCACCAAAAAATGGTTAAAATCCTACGAAGTCAGAAAGTTGCTGGGGATCTCACCTGGTACATTACAAAACCTGCGTGTAAATGGTACTTTGCCCTTTACTAAAATTGGTGGCGTGATTTTCTATGACAGTGAAGAGATCCAAAAAATGATGATGGAAAACAGAGTCCAAAACCGCTTTGAGTTTGGGCGCAGGAAATGA